A section of the Phaseolus vulgaris cultivar G19833 chromosome 8, P. vulgaris v2.0, whole genome shotgun sequence genome encodes:
- the LOC137824778 gene encoding uncharacterized protein, whose product MEMPFSLVYGSDAMIPVENHESSPLFLSFVAEESNEERRVNLDLLDEAREEARIKAEVVKRRVEHQYNSKVKPRQFQVADLVMRKAHPYELENKLSPKWIGPFRVTEAKGNGSYKLETLEEGPIPRS is encoded by the coding sequence ATGGAGATGCCGTTCAGCTTAGTATATGGGtcagacgccatgatcccagtagagaaTCACGAGAGCTCGCCCCTCTTTTTGAGCTTTGTAGCAGAGGAGTCCAACGAGGAAAGAAGGGTGAATCTAGACCTGTTGGATGAGGCCAGAGAAGAGGCGAGGATAAAGGCTGAAgttgtgaagagaagggtggagcatcagtacaactctaaggtgaagccgcgGCAATTCCAAGTGGCTGACCTGGTCATGCGGAAGGCTCATCCTTAtgagttggagaacaagttgtctcctaAGTGGATcggacccttcagagtaacCGAAGCCAAGGGGAATGGCTCGTACAAGCTTGAGACTCTGGAAGAaggccccatcccacgtagCTAG